From a single Hypomesus transpacificus isolate Combined female chromosome 14, fHypTra1, whole genome shotgun sequence genomic region:
- the tasor2 gene encoding uncharacterized protein tasor2 isoform X1 produces the protein MEIEKGFLEPLVAGSEVFDKNILPPLQKSYIYEESQQSFRYTSAFLVKNTTLQKRYEAFRTKRRNICYSEEELEESFGFLLFEDKTMAITLAEVGVVAGHSTCSTLGDPSKGVYVSKYSDCLDLNRWYQGKSGYIAIIRLTKGRINKVTENYTQNFTSPTVGYDCHVSEQLDNVSANTSSFLAFERSQYYMYELLDGGNATARSPSHACPFAIVSFSYGDTKATTVEPQEKSEEGKAVFNYYPWKGQLQIRSKVYHVGLKSSTGALIPAKLPTVVEASRAIAMVDLKMFLPKAVFETCFTGEVSLDGMCCSLYQLVPSEAEDSSLSLLTLELKVKDLALTVQLNDGGFLILLHSSQFLTYEDAGSNTPEVLQGMFVFPDSRAIQRDTKICQTKPCLSPEVLLVLPALSYAETEVDKCLLDQKEELCEVMEQHIQNYAALIHPGLEVSPSREASFFPDQYDVPDALKYLYSSPVWTDKAFQRLQSYLNRPNPFQLSVSKATELLAAGREERGDEQDDDVYYCLSSPEGGPRTPASCGTEGQSGGEIPVYAYTQMCRDASETGLENIRKDINSVVSEQSALSQLAVLAKDLHEPATAVYLTADRLTEVTEASASLTSDDISTGLVASVTSAQRTIPVFPEEEKCDMQNAALANSRAGQLELQVCSFPNNKLQVEHNNSSNGKFAVKKIISELPETTPQLKVDWRKLPRRRRKVQGGLQSQGNQDGKLTKRVLRSSAQIVQYKEPETEENVVLSHPLKRKTERWDLKAITTKCGRIFVPHGSEDVSKDTQSLGDRRRRKPHEECIGERMVEALVQVKSYSSALEMIRRKRSITETTDGEQNSPNSDCSVVHSENKALNDDTDLLNRNSDAKDNSSKVILTQVNCTTSLAIEPPASLSNDKGTKKREFVALSFSKLKKVLSRGGKGKPPQPVDQNQDSTSLTTEPLPKKSKIDKGTETLENVNMSELDKLTLDVGTVEVTQTKPLDPDLARALGLAPKALRDDTQKTPKSDSQLRKGSLRKVDPTTPKGKSDKMPQPSPSSFPTSPTMGRMRPLQKRGVSTETIRKKWWLHFHTPASFASERLEKTKSPELPPVSRSCSVSKGHCLQEVVNSADPPTDALTLLADLALCGSNDKVLPLPDPLLGPSLETYSASSPKPQSLLHDMLRPSAGKPCLPAESLLPKVVKEIEEVVVLISTEHSYSLPPSSSLLGLSGAFLQVPALSRTEGLQQHHKDIFGDGTQALFAFLRQDNTRDELNKSQQNLNKSLLRRRKLRRSRSFTEKDGSLQVTRRWKENYDFSLDSKFTNDLKDKTVIRALHGAWDFNIKDTNEQIQLIIHMWIGLFYSKSTSRFFHIDPSHAYCVERSCAETLHETVSDDVSSKIKTSSSELGVSSRTSDSDLLDLSKGAPKEPLQLNLEIKVLDLSTKNTEVVDGNNSREGLPMAFKDSEDGHNLPSCSEIVDGQDKECHSDDAERSNIPLKKDVILEDSDLKSSKHDGLCSISCDTKGTMCIHLEDMPETNRVERILEGDYICNSRESERNCDGEQILPQVTMVQVESHNSSKTMACTEVEESCEGEAQTEVNKSRDGGHIEDMQKQDLKKNDSAEDDPSLMDVDTPTKKEMGPDYKVHLSSEPQPGLNVGKDSIDKAPIVQEENLSNGQAYQPVPDGILSKDEFEIEMLNRIVSKAEGRPLVCNGSDHRGNVLPELYEKNTSRTKSADAGDGIDCIPTLPTVVYKELAFESPFAVQCVTDSKDKSLRVHCKRSSLVQAGNGAIGDGLPMEHSDDVLVPKAPSEILEGAKFKGVVLPNNETATAFDRDNLLVGESKPVTGSHLNLLCGETIGQVNEFALNYGNGNCTDQENMLVQSKGMFDINAAQSHQGLQLSEDAVHCQIEIPMLGVENSMKGITDNDVVDSREDITHSKVSHPQNETSRAVQDDKMILQYEVDSIADVTNEEVSVDSSMGIPELVVRLESKMDASKPETSEDSCMDITPSEVLHLQDDPSNRVQGHIKTPMNGKDFKFLETKVSHSSNEMDEIGRHRVEIPLIGASFSSEYTPQTEGFETNLVADEVFYNNLQMAAKERCQTPTVDEMPYDASPWPGSLSVLTPSTLYPFIKHPNSGIRRSSTPTQDELPLDHTTSEDSQPGNTIQLTNSNGNSICNLHSGLALEKEYFNELTSGIPHLVEKEIHKPTDSLNEPNDLENHLSSKQAPIKSFSINPTPSFAIPLNLKPHLNNTIDKKGFTKCHSDKTNTCVIPLGKQHSLSTEGTSKSSYYPQTQKSNEPRPSSQRPVMAVKPSTSEENRAENVVIEQIDYTLTPDVFSAEPAYLNTTVLSTSTLLATDMRIQSDISTGVSEEMDEKEEFEGVQDETEFIQEAEWLPKEQHIVRTLNFSKAKSVDRESSSQYQEWDKQEYDKVLHSSRASSSSTKLVKTDINTSQTQKDWYQYCHAEERRTLVKSWLDENDDNYNMRKSSLVAALDHSENRVTNDKPIVSPSINMHTRTIINTNIKGSNCSLAELAGNWTQPDLTQSSMDKECLIFSEKMNQILKGKRRGNCHDKATSYSSSLRHHKSECSSGGSPVTVCFSSLKDVDSPEEHCEALPSLMKQKIKVAMPERCGMTDTTDGETSLHLQKLYCANGDEAAHSKVSDMAVECAKLYSAMMDDVCAGKKHPSKPEKHVEDINSSNTRPCNNIDFCGQIKRDLYDSLHDKLNSVVRQSCKIKFRFFMLVTSTDTFFRETKELLESEGHYEVGPPQFFLNEDVPSSPLIIIIRNEDIADHICEVPHLLELKKSPGVLFAGIDRPDDIVNLTHQELFSKGGFVVFEGTALEVLSLCNMKKMAHFLEEMSKKGKWKWMLHYRDSRLLREHARSSAEAQEKKLYMDFCQETGMVEVLPYHECDVISKERPNYLQCLVRLQVQNIKARFPVFITDTTADNAFAKHGILTMNINSFLLISQTDSCTIS, from the exons ATGGAAATTGAGAAAG GTTTTCTGGAACCTTTGGTCGCAGGTTCGGAGGTATTTGACAAGAACATTTTGCCTCCACTGCAAAAGTCCTACATTTATGAGGAGTCCCAACAGTCTTTTAGATACACATCTGCCTTCTTGGTTAAAAATACCACATTGCAGAAACGG TATGAGGCCTTTCGCACAAAGAGAAGAAACATCTGTTACTCAGAAGAGGAACTGGAGGAGTCTTTTGGCTTCTTGCTGTTTGAGGATAAAACCATG GCTATTACATTGGCAGAAGTTGGTGTTGTAGCTGGACACAGCACTTGCTCAACACTTGGTGATCCTTCTAAGG GTGTGTACGTATCTAAGTATTCAGATTGCCTGGACCTCAACCGCTGGTACCAGGGGAAATCTGGCTACATTGCCATAATTCGGCTGACCAAG GGCAGAATCAATAAGGTAACAGAGAACTATACTCAGAACTTCACTTCTCCAACTGTGGGATATGACTGCCATGTGTCAGAGCAGCTTGATAATGTATCTGCTAACACCAGTTCCTTCCTGGCATTTGAGCGAAGCCAG TATTACATGTATGAGCTTCTGGATGGTGGAAACGCAACAGCCCGGTCTCCCAGCCATGCCTGCCCCTTTGCTATTGTATCTTTCTCCTACGGGGATACCAAAGCAACCACCGTAGAACCTCAAGAGAAAAG TGAGGAGGGGAAAGCAG TATTCAACTACTACCCATGGAAGGGTCAGCTACAAATTAGGTCCAAGGTCTATCATGTGGGTTTGAAGTCCAGCACTGGAGCCTTAATACCAGCAAAACT GCCAACAGTTGTGGAAGCTAGCAGAGCCATTGCCATGGTGGATCTAAAGATGTTTCTACCAAAGGCTGTGTTTGAAACCTGTTTTACTGGTGAAG TTTCTTTGGATGGTATGTGCTGCAGTTTGTACCAGTTGGTTCCCTCTGAGGCTGAagactcctctctttctctgctcacACTGGAGCTCAAGGTTAAAGACCTG GCTCTCACAGTACAACTGAACGACGGTGGTTTTCTTATACTGTTACATTCCTCACAGTTCCTCACCTATGAAG aCGCTGGGTCCAATACTCCAGAGGTACTGCAAGGAATGTTTGTGTTCCCAGACTCTAGAGCTATACAAAGAG ACACCAAGATCTGTCAGACAAAGCCCTGCCTTTCACCAGAAGTCCTTCTGGTCTTGCCAGCCTTGAGCTATGCTGAGACTGAGGTGGATAAGTGTCTCCTGGATCAAAAGGAGGAGTTGTGTGAAGTAATGGAGCAACATATTCAGAATTATGCTGCTCTTATACACCCAGGGCTGGAAGTCAGTCCATCCAGGGAGGCCAGTTTCTTTCCAGATCAGTATGATGTTCCGGATGCTCTCAAATATTTGTACTCCTCCCCGGTGTGGACAGACAAGGCATTTCAACGTCTTCAGTCATACTTGAACCGGCCAAACCCCTTTCAGCTGTCTGTTTCCAAGGCTACAGAGCTTTTGGCAGCTGGACGAGAGGAACGAGGAGATGAGCAAGATGACGATGTTTACTACTGTCTGTCTTCTCCAGAGGGAGGCCCTAGAACTCCAGCGAGTTGTGGCACAGAGGGACAGTCAGGTGGAGAGATCCCTGTCTATGCTTACACACAGATGTGTAGAGATGCAAGTGAAACAGGCCTAGAAAATATAAGGAAAGACATTAATTCAGTGGTGTCTGAACAATCCGCTCTTTCCCAGCTTGCAGTATTAGCCAAAGACTTGCATGAACCAGCCACCGCAGTATATTTAACAGCAGACCGTCTCACAGAGGTAACAGAGGCCTCAGCTTCACTAACATCTGATGACATCTCTACAGGATTGGTGGCTAGTGTTACCTCAGCTCAAAGAACTATCCCTGTTTTCCCTGAGGAGGAAAAATGTGACATGCAGAATGCTGCATTGGCAAACTCCAGGGCCGGTCAGTTAGAACTCCAGGTCTGTAGCTTTCCAAATAACAAATTACAAGTGGAGCATAACAATTCCTCTAATGGAAAATTTGCAGTGAAAAAAATCATTTCTGAACTCCCAGAGACCACCCCACAATTGAAAGTTGACTGGAGGAAACTTCCAAGACGCCGCCGTAAGGTTCAAGGTGGTTTACAGTCTCAAGGAAATCAAGATGGAAAATTAACTAAGAGGGTGTTAAGGTCTTCTGCACAGATAGTTCAATATAAAGAACCTGAAACGGAAGAGAATGTTGTGCTTTCCCACCCGCTGAAAAGGAAAACAGAACGGTGGGACTTAAAGGCTATCACAACCAAATGTGGAAGAATCTTTGTTCCGCATGGTTCAGAAGATGTTTCTAAGGATACACAGTCACTGGGAGATAGGAGGAGACGGAAACCTCATGAAGAATGTATTGGTGAAAGGATGGTTGAAGCTTTGGTACAGGTGAAAAGCTATAGCTCTGCTTTGGAGATGATAAGGAGAAAGAGATCAATCACAGAGACTACGGATGGAGAACAGAATTCCCCAAATTCTGACTGCAGTGTGGTACACTCTGAGAATAAAGCGCTTAATGATGATACTGATTTACTTAACAGGAATTCAGATGCTAAGGACAATTCATCCAAGGTCATCCTGACACAGGTCAACTGCACAACTTCGCTTGCCATAGAACCCCCTGCTTCTCTTTCCAACGATAAAGGAACAAAAAAGCGGGAATTTGTTGCATTATCCTTCAGCAAGTTAAAGAAAGTTCTGTcaagaggggggaaagggaaaCCTCCTCAGCCTGTTGACCAAAATCAGGATTCAACATCGTTGACCACTGAACCTTTGCCAAAAAAGAGCAAGATTGACAAAGGCACAGAAACTTtggaaaatgtaaatatgaGTGAATTGGACAAACTCACCCTGGATGTGGGCACTGTTGAAGTCACTCAGACGAAGCCTTTAGACCCAGACTTGGCAAGGGCATTAGGTTTGGCGCCCAAGGCGTTAAGGGATGATACACAGAAAACTCCAAAAAGTGATTCTCAGTTGAGAAAAGGCTCTTTAAGAAAAGTGGATCCGACTACACCTAAAGGAAAGTCAGACAAAATGCCTCAGCCTTCGCCTAGCTCTTTCCCAACTTCCCCTACAATGGGACGAATGAGACCCCTTCAGAAGCGGGGTGTGTCCACTGAGACAATCAGGAAAAAAT GGTGGTTGCATTTTCACACTCCAGCTTCTTTTGCCAGTGAAAGACTAGAAAAAACTAAATCTCCAGAACTACCACCAGTTTCTAGGAGTTGTTCAGTCAGTAAGGGCCATTGTCTGCAGGAGGTGGTGAATAGTGCAGACCCGCCCACAGACGCCCTGACGTTACTTGCTGATTTGGCCCTCTGTGGCAGTAATGACAAAGTCTTGCCACTGCCAGATCCATTGCTTGGTCCAAGTTTGGAGACATACAGTGCTAGTTCTCCTAAGCCACAGTCACTTCTTCATGATATGCTAAGACCTTCCGCTGGTAAACCTTGCCTCCCTGCCGAGTCCCTGCTGCCAAAAGTTGTCAAGGAAATAGAGGAGGTGGTTGTCTTAATTTCTACAGAGCATTCTTACTCAttgcccccatcctcctctctattGGGTTTGTCAGGTGCTTTCCTCCAAGTCCCCGCTCTTTCCAGGACCGAGGGACTCCAGCAACATCACAAGGATATCTTTGGTGATGGAACTCAAGCACTATTTGCGTTCTTACGTCAGGATAACACCAGAGATGAACTTAACAAGTCTCAACAAAACCTCAACAAAAGCTTGTTGCGCAGGAGAAAACTCCGGCGCTCACGTAGCTTTACTGAAAAAGATGGCTCTCTTCAAGTGACGAGGCGGTGGAAGGAAAACTATGACTTCAGTCTTGACAGCAAGTTTACTAATGACCTTAAGGATAAAACAGTCATAAGAGCCCTTCATGG TGCCTGGGATTTCAACATCAAGGATACTAATGAGCAGATCCAACTCATTATCCACATGTGGATTGGTCTGTTTTACAGCAAGTCAACTTCTAGGTTCTTTCACATAGACCCAAGTCATGCATATTGTGTAGAAAGAAGTTGTGCTGAAACGCTTCATGAAACAGTTTCAGACGATGTTTCCTCTAAGATCAAAACCAGTTCTTCTGAGTTAGGAGTCTCTAGCAGGACGTCAGATTCTGATCTTTTGGACCTTAGTAAAGGGGCTCCAAAAGAACCACTTCAATTAAACCTTGAAATTAAGGTATTGGACCTTTCAACAAAAAACACTGAAGTGGTGGACGGAAACAACAGCAGAGAGGGCTTGCCTATGGCTTTCAAAGACAGTGAAGATGGACACAATTTACCA AGTTGCAGTGAAATTGTGGATGGACAAGACAAAGAATGCCATTCAGATGATGCAGAAAGAAGCAACATTCCCTTAAAAAAGGATGTAATTCTAGAAGATTCAGACTTAAAATCTTCAAAACATGATGGATTATGCAGTATTTCATGTGACACAAAAGGAACTATGTGCATTCATCTTGAAGACATGCCAGAGACCAACAGAGTTGAGAGGATTTTAGAGGGCGACTACATATGTAACTCTCGAGAATCCGAGAGGAATTGTGATGGAGAACAGATCTTACCTCAAGTTACAATGGTGCAAGTTGAAAGTCACAATTCTTCCAAAACAATGGCTTGCACAGAAGTGGAGGAGAGTTGCGAAGGTGAGGCCCAAACTGAGGTGAATAAATCCAGAGATGGAGGTCACATTGAGGACATGCAAAAACAAGATCTTAAAAAGAATGATTCGGCAGAAGACGACCCATCACTCATGGATGTGGATACCCCTACAAAAAAGGAAATGGGGCCTGATTATAAAGTACATTTGAGTTCTGAACCACAACCAGGTTTGAATGTCGGGAAGGATTCCATTGATAAGGCTCCCATTGTGCAGGAGGAAAATCTTTCAAATGGTCAAGCTTATCAACCAGTGCCTGATGGAATACTTTCTAAAGACGAGTTTGAAATTGAAATGCTGAATAGAATTGTTTCAAAAGCAGAGGGCCGACCACTGGTCTGCAATGGCAGTGATCACAGAGGAAATGTTCTTCCTGAGCTATATGAAAAGAACACTTCTAGAACAAAATCTGCTGATGCGGGTGATGGAATTGATTGTATACCTACTTTACCAACAGTGGTATATAAGGAGTTAGCGTTTGAGTCACCATTTGCAGTTCAATGTGTAACTGATTCAAAAGATAAGTCACTGCGCGTGCATTGTAAACGAAGTTCATTAGTGCAGGCTGGTAATGGGGCCATAGGTGATGGACTACCAATGGAACATAGTGATGATGTACTTGTACCCAAAGCTCCATCAGAGATTCTTGAAGGGGCTAAATTTAAAGGTGTGGTTCTACCTAATAATGAGACTGCTACCGCCTTTGATAGAGACAACCTTTTAGTAGGCGAGTCAAAGCCAGTCACAGGCAGCCATTTGAATTTGCTTTGTGGAGAAACCATAGGTCAAGTTAACGAGTTTGCTCTTAATTATGGAAATGGTAATTGTACAGATCAGGAAAACATGTTAGTACAGAGTAAGGGAATGTTTGATATTAATGCAGCTCAAAGTCATCAAGGGCTCCAGCTTTCTGAAGATGCAGTGCATTGCCAGATAGAAATACCAATGCTAGGAGTAGAGAATTCCATGAAGGGTATTACAGACAATGATGTAGTAGATTCAAGAGAGGACATCACACACTCCAAGGTCTCGCATCCACAAAATGAGACGTCCAGGGCTGTGCAAGATGATAAGATGATACTACAGTATGAAGTAGATTCCATTGCAGATGTCACAAATGAAGAGGTCAGTGTTGATTCATCGATGGGTATTCCAGAACTGGTGGTTAGATTGGAATCGAAGATGGATGCCTCAAAACCAGAGACTTCAGAAGACTCTTGCATGGATATCACACCGTCTGAAGTTTTACATCTACAAGATGACCCATCAAACCGTGTGCAAGGTCATATCAAAACTCCAATGAATGGAAAGGACTTTAAATTCTTGGAAACAAAGGTATCACATTCATCAAATGAGATGGATGAAATTGGGAGACATCGGGTAGAAATACCACTAATTGGAGCTAGTTTTTCAAGTGAGTACACCCCACAGACAGAGGGTTTTGAAACAAATTTGGTTGCAGATGAAGTGTTTTACAACAACCTCCAAATGGCTGCAAAGGAGAGATGCCAAACTCCAACTGTGGATGAAATGCCCTACGATGCCAGCCCTTGGCCTGGGAGTTTGAGTGTCTTAACTCCATCAACACTATATCCATTTATCAAACACCCAAACTCAGGAATAAGAAGAAGCTCAACACCGACACAAGATGAATTACCATTGGATCACACAACTTCTGAGGACAGTCAGCCTGGGAATACTATTCAGTTGACAAATTCTAATGGTAACAGCATTTGTAACCTCCATAGTGGTCTTGCTCTAGAGAAAGAATATTTTAATGAACTTACTTCTGGAATTCCTCACCTTGTGGAGAAAGAGATACATAAACCTACAGACAGCCTTAACGAACCCAATGATCTAGAAAACCACCTTTCTTCAAAACAAGCCCCCATCAAATCCTTCTCCATTAACCCAACTCCAAGTTTTGCAATACCATTAAACCTTAAACCCCATCTTAACAACACAATTGACAAAAAAGGATTTACTAAATGCCATTCAGACAAAACCAATACATGTGTAATCCCACTGGGAAAACAGCACAGTCTTTCCACAGAAGGAACCTCAAAGTCTTCTTATTACCCTCAAACTCAGAAATCTAATGAACCCCGCCCAAGCAGCCAGCGACCAGTGATGGCTGTAAAACCCTCTACGAGTGAGGAAAACAGAGCAGAAAACGTTGTCATTGAACAAATTGACTACACTCTGACTCCAGATGTCTTCAGTGCAGAACCTGCCTACCTAAACACTACTGTTCTCAGTACTAGTACACTATTAGCTACTGATATGAGAATACAGAGTGACATCTCCACTGGAGTCTCAGAGGAAATGGATGAAAAGGAGGAATTTGAGGGAGTTCAAGATGAAACTGAATTCATCCAAGAGGCAGAATGGCTACCCAAAGAGCAACACATTGTTAGGACATTAAACTTCAGTAAAGCAAAATCTGTAGACAGAGAATCCTCTTCTCAGTATCAAGAGTGGGACAAACAGGAATATGATAAGGTTTTGCATTCCAGCAGAGCCAGTTCATCCTCCACAAAATTAGTAAAAACAGACATAAATACATCCCAAACACAAAAGGACTGGTATCAGTATTGCCATGCTGAAGAGAGAAGGACGCTTGTCAAAAGTTGGCTTGATGAGAATGATGACAATTACAACATGAGAAAGTCATCCTTAGTTGCAGCTTTGGATCACAGTGAAAACAGGGTCACCAATGACAAACCGATTGTGAGTCCCTCAATAAACATGCACACCAGAACAATTATAAATACAAACATTAAGGGCTCTAATTGTTCTCTGGCAGAATTAGCTGGGAACTGGACTCAACCTGATCTCACCCAATCCTCTATGGACAAAGAGTGTCTTATCTTCTCAGAAAAGATGAACCAGATACTGAAAGGCAAAAGGAGGGGTAACTGCCACGACAAGGCTACTAGTTACAGCAGTAGCTTGAGGCACCACAAGTCAGAATGTTCTTCCGGTGGCAGCCCTGTGACTGTGTGCTTCTCTAGCCTGAAAGATGTGGATAGCCCAGAGGAGCATTGTGAGGCACTTCCATCACTTATGAAACAAAAGATTAAAGTGGCAATGCCTGAAAGGTGTGGTATGACTGACACAACAGATGGAGAAACCTCTTTGCATCTTCAGAAATTATACTGTGCAAACGGTGATGAAGCAGCACATTCCAAGGTCTCGGACATGGCTGTGGAATGTGCCAAGTTATACAGTGCCATGATGGATGATGTTTGTGCTGGCAAAAAACACCCATCCAAACCAGAGAAGCATGTAGAAGACATCAATTCATCCAATACCAGACCTTGCAACAACATAGACTTCTGTGGCCAGATAAAAAGAGATCTGTATGACAGCCTGCATGACAAACTGAATTCTGTCGTAAGACAGTCCTGTAAGATCAAGTTCAGGTTCTTTATGCTGGTGACATCAACAGATACCTTCTTCAGAGAGACCAAG GAGCTATTGGAGTCAGAGGGCCACTATGAGGTAGGACCACCTCAGTTCTTCCTTAATGAGGATGTTCCCTCATCACCTTTAATCATCATCATAAGAAATGAAGATATTGCCGATCACATTTGTGAG GTCCCTCACTTGCTGGAGCTGAAGAAGTCACCTGGTGTATTGTTTGCTGGTATTGACCGGCCAGATGACATTGTCAACCTCACCCATCAGGAACTGTTCAGCAAAGGTGGATTTGTAGTGTTTGAAGGAACTGCGCTGGAGGTCCTCAGTCTTT GCAACATGAAAAAAATGGCACATTTCTTAGAGGAGATGAGTAAGAAAGGAAAGTGGAAATGGATGTTACACTACAGAGACAGCCGTTTGCTAAGAGAGCATGCACG GTCAAGTGCTGAGGCACAAGAAAAGAAGCTATACATGGATTTCTGCCAGGAAACTGGAATGGTGGAGGTATTGCCTTACCATGAGTGTGATGTCATTTCAAAAGAGCGCCCCAACTACCTCCAGTGTTTAGTTCGCCTGCAAGTCCAGAATATAAAAGCCCGTTTTCCTGTTTTCATAACTG acACAACGGCAGACAATGCATTTGCTAAACATGGCATCTTAACAATGAATATAAACTCTTTCCTGCTGATTTCACAGACTGACTCATGCACAATTTCATAA